A single region of the Salvia splendens isolate huo1 chromosome 18, SspV2, whole genome shotgun sequence genome encodes:
- the LOC121776902 gene encoding major facilitator superfamily domain-containing protein 12-like, giving the protein MTGASTDDDSCTRAVGRCAVLYYGVGHMLNDITSACWFTYLLVFMTDIGLSPRDAAIVMLSGQIADGFMTVFSGELIDRYGSFKLWHAAGSLLVAASFSSVFGGCMPCKVIGSYSSSAQTISYSVFAAIFNIGWAATQISHMSMVNCITLNSTSRVVMTSCRNAITMVANLSLYAVAFVVFKFNTRRSIIEVEYQYRWIAYSSIFIGCCFVGIFYLGTAEPRLKRGAGEKGYARISWTYWFRKLLYHQVALVYVLTRLVTNVSQAFLAFYVVNELNMDQSSKAVVPAVIYVCSFVTSIILQEMAWSSHRLKVAYSAGGLLWMISGVVVLFLPSSMKYFMYLISVVIGVANALMMVSGMSMQSFLVGGDLNGCAFVYGSLSFLDKIICGIALTVLESYQSSTPDEVHKDNPIFALSATRYGLGLVPSVSALAGILVTLSMNLPETTITPLLAPLLE; this is encoded by the exons ATGACTGGGGCCTCAACTGATGATGATTCGTGCACCAGGGCCGTTGGAAGATGCGCTGTCCTCTACTATGGCGTGGGACATATGCTGAATGATATAACATCTGCTTGTTGGTTTACATATCTCTTAGTTTTCATGACCGATATCGGCCTATCCCCAAG AGATGCTGCCATTGTCATGCTCTCTGGTCAAATTGCTGATGGCTTCATGACTGTATTTTCGGGTGAACTG ATTGACAGGTATGGGAGCTTCAAGCTATGGCATGCTGCGGGATCTCTTTTGGTTGCAGCTTCATTTTCTTCCGTCTTTGGTGGCTGCATGCCTTGCAAAGTTATAGGGTCCTATTCATCTAGTGCACAAACCATCAGTTATAGCGTCTTCGCTGCAATTTTCAACATTGGCTGGGCTGCTACTCAAATTTCACACAT GTCTATGGTGAACTGCATCACCCTGAATTCAACTAGCCGAGTAGTTATGACCAGTTGCCGTAATGCCATCACAATG GTTGCGAACCTTAGTCTTTATGCTGTTGCTTTTGTGGTATTCAAGTTCAATACTAGGCGTTCGATTATTGAAGTTGAGTATCAG TACCGCTGGATAGCTTATTCATCAATCTTCATTGGTTGCTGCTTTGTCGGCATCTTTTATCTCGGAACTGCAGAGCCAAG ATTAAAAAGAGGAGCCGGTGAAAAAGGTTATGCCAGAATTTCTTGGACATACTGGTTTCGTAAGTTGTTATACCACCAAGTAGCACTCGTATACGTGCTAACTAGACTTGTCACAAATGTATCACAG GCATTTCTTGCTTTTTATGTTGTCAATGAGCTGAATATGGACCAATCTTCCAAAGCTGTG GTGCCCGCTGTCATCTATGTATGCAGCTTCGTCACATCAATCATCCTACAG GAGATGGCGTGGAGTAGTCATAGGTTGAAGGTTGCCTATTCCGCTGGGGGCCTTCTGTGGATGATTTCTGGTGTTGTCGTCCTCTTTTTGCCGAGCAGCATGAAATATTTCATGTACCTTATATCAGTAGTGATTGGAGTGGCAAATGCCTTGATGATG GTGTCCGGGATGAGCATGCAGAGCTTCCTAGTCGGTGGAGATCTCAACGGATGTGCCTTTGTATACGGATCATTGAGCTTTTTGGACAAAATAATATGTGGAATAGCGTTAACCGTCCTTGAGTCATATCAAA GCTCAACCCCGGACGAAGTGCATAAAGACAATCCCATATTCGCTCTGTCTGCCACCAGATACGGGTTGGGGCTTGTTCCATCTGTCTCTGCACTGGCTGGTATACTAGTGACACTTAGCATGAATCTTCCCGAGACGACCATAACACCTCTACTAGCTCCTCTGCTGGAATAG
- the LOC121777313 gene encoding serine/threonine-protein phosphatase PP2A-2 catalytic subunit-like, whose product MSADLVAESTHGNLDEQIAQLNQCKPLSEPDVRTLCEKAKEILMEESNVQPVRSPVTICGDIHGQFHDLAELFLIGGKCPDTNYLFMGDYVDRGYYSVETVTLLVALKVRYPQRITILRGNHESRQITQVYGFYDECLRKYGNANVWKIFTDLFDYFPLTALVESEIFCLHGGLSPSVETLDNIRNFDRVQEVPHEGPMCDLLWSDPDDRCGWGISPRGAGYTFGQDISEQFNHSNNLKLIARAHQLVMEGYNWAHEQKVVTIFSAPNYCYRCGNMASILEVDDCREHTFIQFDPAPRRGEPDVTRRTPDYFL is encoded by the exons ATGAGCGCGGATCTGGTGGCGGAGAGCACACATGGGAATCTGGACGAACAGATTGCTCAGCTCAACCAGTGCAAGCCTTTGTCAGAGCCAGAT GTTCGGACCTTATGCGAGAAGGCCAAGGAGATACTAATGGAGGAGAGTAATGTTCAg CCAGTGAGAAGCCCTGTGACAATTTGTGGTGATATTCATGGTCAATTTCATGATCTTGCCGAACTATTCCTCATCGGAGGGAAG TGTCCAGACACAAACTATCTCTTCATGGGAGATTATGTTGATCGGGGGTATTATTCGGTGGAGACTGTCACT CTATTGGTGGCTCTAAAAGTGCGCTATCCTCAACGTATCACTATTCTGAGAGGAAATCATGAAAGTAGACAG ATTACTCAAGTATATGGTTTTTATGATGAATGTTTGCGCAA GTATGGAAATGCTAATGTTTGGAAGATATTCACCGACCTGTTTGATTATTTCCCCCTGACTGCATTG GTTGAATCTGAAATATTTTGTCTGCATGGTGGATTGTCCCCGTCTGTTGAGACCCTTGACAACATAAGAAACTTTGACCGTGTTCAAGAAGTTCCACATGAAGGTCCGATGTGTGATCTTTTGTGGTCTGATCCTGATGATCGTTGTGGTTGGGGTATATCTCCTCGTGGTGCTGGATATACTTTTGGGCAG GACATATCAGAGCAATTCAACCACAGCAACAACCTAAAACTAATTGCCAGAGCTCATCAACTGGTTATGGAAGGATATAACTGGGCTCAT GAGCAAAAGGTTGTCACTATATTTAGTGCACCAAACTATTGTTATCGCTGTGGTAATATGGCATCCATTTTGGAAGTTGATGATTGCAGGGAGCATACATTTATCCAG TTTGACCCAGCTCCAAGGAGAGGAGAACCTGATGTAACTCGGAGGACACCCGACTATTTCTTGTAG
- the LOC121776903 gene encoding protein SOSEKI 1-like — protein MEIQQQQQGGSEVRRLHIVYFLSRKGRIEHPHLIRVHHLSRNGVRLRDVKRWLAELRGKEIPESFSWSYKRRYKSGYVWQDLLDDDLITPISDNEYVLKGSEISSINVKEYPYTEEKCGSNKKDELSLEHEDNKALCKVENQTQPTDALVDVSPKPPSEIEEESPSFGSETSTFTDDSGKAEMDKSSDTVTQEKPIVKEKVSRLAPFYSTILMRRSKKRSKNIAVDEKSVASSAPEAEVGAVAVESCKNVASSEPQCTKSKSSKSNLLKSLITCGDIGTKDSAVLSVKKQNKPFLSTCSSEAENVRSDTLCRRDTGFGGSQRVFGNFNWTQRDFSRRRSVDGIEDLKWSYRSKSAEQKAPCAAYKPVSGPNCSQCGKVFKPEKMHAHMKSCKGMKAMSKCVAADKPSKGSGDSFFGHFVTHS, from the exons ATGGAaatacaacaacaacaacaaggtGGCTCTGAAGTGAGGAGACTTCACATCGTCTATTTTCTGAGTCGAAAGGGTCGTATCGAACACCCTCACCTCATTCGAGTCCATCACCTCTCTAGGAATGGCGTTCGATTGCGAG ATGTGAAGAGATGGTTGGCCGAGTTGCGTGGGAAGGAGATACCGGAGTCGTTTTCATGGTCATACAAGAG GAGATATAAGTCAGGATATGTGTGGCAGGATTTGCTAGATGATGATCTCATTACTCCCATTTCAGACAATGAGTACGTGCTCAAAGGATCTGAGATTTCCTCCATCAATGTTAAAG AGTATCCATACACAGAGGAAAAGTGTGGTAGTAATAAAAAAGATGAGTTATCATTAGAGCATGAGGATAATAAGGCCTTATGCAAAGTAGAAAATCAGACTCAACCAACAGATGCCTTAGTTGATGTCTCACCGAAACCGCCATCTGAAATCGAAGAAGAATCGCCTTCTTTTGGCTCGGAGACGTCCACATTCACAGATGACTCAGGAAAAGCTGAGATGGACAAAAGTTCAGACACGGTTACACAAGAAAAGCCGATCGTGAAAGAAAAAGTAAGCCGCCTTGCGCCTTTTTACTCGACAATTTTGATGAGGAGGAGCAAGAAGAGGAGCAAGAATATCGCGGTTGATGAAAAGAGTGTTGCATCCAGTGCTCCTGAGGCTGAGGTCGGGGCTGTGGCTGTCGAGTCATGCAAGAACGTGGCATCATCGGAGCCTCAATGCACGAAGAGCAAGAGCAGCAAATCAAATTTGCTCAAGAGCCTGATCACTTGTGGGGATATAGGGACGAAGGATTCCGCGGTCTTATCAGTGAAGAAGCAGAACAAGCCTTTCCTGAGCACGTGTTCGAGTGAAGCGGAGAATGTTCGTTCAGACACTTTGTGCAGAAGAGACACCGGCTTCGGAGGCTCTCAGAGGGTGTTTGGGAATTTTAATTGGACTCAGAGAGACTTTAGTAGAAG AAGGAGTGTTGATGGGATTGAGGATTTGAAGTGGAGCTATAGGAGTAAATCAGCAGAGCAAAAGGCACCTTGCGCTGCTTATAAGCCAGTGAGCGGGCCGAATTGCTC GCAATGCGGGAAGGTGTTCAAGCCGGAGAAGATGCATGCGCATATGAAGTCTTGCAAGGGGATGAAAGCTATGTCGAAATGTGTTGCTGCTGATAAGCCTTCAAAAGGAAGTGGGGACTCATTTTTTGGCCATTTTGTGACTCATTCATAG
- the LOC121775725 gene encoding uncharacterized protein LOC121775725 — MGSGIIYMCSKISRIFKKKKKQPLPIETPFVLPSALPSWPAGEGFATGVIDLGGLQIRQVSTFTKIWAAKEGGPDNLGAAFFEPNAIPDGFFMLGSYSQPNNKPLSASVLVGGGAAATDALKPPTDYTLVWSSEGLKINQDGAAYIWLPTPPDGYRAVGSVVTSSPAKPALDKIRCVRADLTDLTDSIEHEDWIWGSSSGFSVYTSRPKNRGRGGLGVPTNTFLASRNGSDFGVVCLKNSAAATSAAMEDDSDQIKVTAMPNSDQIKALIETYSPRIYFHPNEQYLPSSVTWFFQNGALLYTKGEESKPVAIDAAGSNLPQGGGNDGLYWIDLPADNAARERVKKGDLSTANAYIHVKPMFGGTFTDLVFWLFYPFNGAAKAKVEFLNIGLGRIGEHVGDWEHVTLRISNMDGELKRMYFAQHSKGEWVDASGLEFADGNRPVAYASFHGHAAYHKAGLVLSGNGSVGIRNDSGKGKMFMDCGVRYEVISEGEAGWVEYRREWGPKISYSFDEEVRKVEKVLPGKLKSAFDKAVRSLPNEVLGEEGPTGPKGKDSWLGDESS, encoded by the exons ATGGGAAGTGGAATAATATATATGTGTAGCAAGATCAGTCGcattttcaagaaaaaaaagaagcagCCTCTTCCAATCGAAACCCCGTTCGTGCTCCCATCTGCATTGCCGTCGTGGCCTGCAG GTGAAGGCTTCGCAACCGGAGTCATCGACCTCGGAGGCTTGCAGATTCGCCAAGTCTCCACCTTCACCAAAATCTGGGCCGCAAAAGAAGGCGGCCCAGACAACCTCGGGGCCGCCTTCTTCGAGCCCAATGCCATCCCCGATGGCTTCTTCATGCTCGGCAGCTACAGCCAGCCCAACAACAAGCCCCTCTCCGCCTCTGTTCTCGTCGGCGGCGGCGCAGCCGCCACCGACGCGTTGAAGCCGCCGACTGATTACACACTTGTTTGGAGCAGTGAGGGTTTGAAGATAAACCAAGATGGGGCTGCCTACATTTGGCTCCCGACTCCTCCGGACGGGTACAGAGCCGTCGGGAGCGTCGTCACGAGCTCCCCCGCCAAGCCCGCCCTCGACAAAATCCGCTGCGTCCGCGCGGATCTCACGGATCTCACGGATAGCATCGAGCACGAGGATTGGATTTGGGGGAGCTCGAGCGGGTTCAGTGTGTACACGTCAAGGCCGAAAAACAGGGGACGTGGGGGTTTAGGGGTTCCAACCAACACATTTTTAGCTTCGAGAAATGGATCTGATTTTGGAGTAGTTTGCTTGAAGAATTCTGCTGCTGCCACCAGTGCTGCAATGGAAGATGATTCTGATCAGATTAAGGTCACAGCAATGCCTAATTCTGATCAGATCAAGGCTCTGATTGAGACATACTCCCCACGCATATATTTCCACCCTAATGAGCAATACCTCCCTTCCTCGGTCACATGGTTCTTCCAAAACGGCGCACTTCTATACACGAAAGGGGAGGAGTCGAAGCCCGTTGCCATCGATGCAGCGGGCTCGAATCTTCCCCAAGGCGGAGGCAACGACGGGTTGTACTGGATCGATCTCCCGGCCGACAATGCAGCGAGGGAGAGAGTGAAGAAAGGTGATTTATCAACCGCGAATGCCTACATTCATGTGAAGCCGATGTTTGGTGGCACATTCACCGACCTCGTCTTCTGGCTGTTCTACCCTTTCAACGGCGCAGCGAAGGCTAAAGTGGAGTTTTTGAACATAGGCCTTGGCAGAATCGGGGAGCATGTTGGTGATTGGGAGCACGTGACTTTAAGGATCAGCAACATGGATGGGGAGCTGAAAAGGATGTATTTTGCACAGCACAGCAAGGGGGAGTGGGTGGACGCCTCGGGTTTGGAGTTCGCGGACGGGAATAGGCCGGTGGCGTACGCGTCGTTCCACGGGCACGCGGCCTACCACAAGGCCGGGCTGGTGCTGTCGGGGAACGGGAGCGTTGGGATAAGGAATGATAGTGGGAAGGGGAAGATGTTCATGGATTGTGGGGTGAGGTATGAGGTGATAAGCGAGGGCGAGGCGGGGTGGGTGGAGTATAGGAGGGAGTGGGGGCCGAAGATTAGCTATAGCTTCGACGAGGAGGTGAGGAAGGTGGAGAAGGTGTTGCCGGGGAAGCTAAAGAGTGCGTTTGATAAGGCTGTGAGGAGTTTGCCTAATGAGGTGTTGGGGGAGGAAGGGCCTACTGGGCCTAAGGGGAAGGATAGTTGGCTTGGTGATGAGAGCAGTTAG